The Tindallia magadiensis genome includes a window with the following:
- a CDS encoding rhodanese-like domain-containing protein, translated as MSQKKLLSLLLALLLSLSLLAGCGSPAEEAEEVEEPVVEEVVEEPADESEEESELDRETVIREATAAYYDSITEENSTWNMISFENALPLIEENPEDYFIVDMRSADDYAEGHIPGAVHIPYAEIGDKMDVLPDDRQILVYCFTGQTSGQAIAAMQLMGFDALSLQGGMNFGWAPLELGEDTLETEANELPAADANWTPEQEILLVAIHNHFTQGTNYIVRPPEVKELIEAGSEDIEIIDIRNQEAYDEGHIEGAILIPFPEIGERMDEISTEKPVYVTCFSGQTAGQTILNLRLNGIDAMSLYRGMRGWTAEEMPVVTP; from the coding sequence ATGAGTCAGAAAAAATTATTAAGCTTATTACTTGCATTACTCTTATCTTTATCACTATTGGCAGGATGTGGGTCCCCTGCTGAAGAAGCAGAGGAAGTAGAAGAACCGGTTGTGGAAGAAGTGGTTGAAGAGCCGGCAGATGAATCAGAAGAAGAGTCAGAACTGGATAGAGAAACGGTGATAAGAGAGGCAACCGCGGCTTACTATGATTCCATTACAGAAGAAAATAGTACATGGAATATGATTAGCTTTGAGAATGCTCTCCCTCTCATTGAAGAGAATCCAGAAGATTATTTTATCGTAGACATGCGTAGTGCAGACGATTATGCAGAAGGTCATATACCGGGTGCTGTCCATATTCCATATGCGGAAATAGGAGATAAGATGGATGTTTTACCGGATGACCGTCAGATTCTGGTTTATTGCTTTACCGGACAAACATCTGGTCAAGCAATTGCAGCAATGCAGTTGATGGGTTTTGATGCATTATCACTGCAAGGTGGCATGAACTTTGGATGGGCACCCTTGGAACTGGGTGAAGATACCTTAGAGACAGAAGCGAATGAACTGCCGGCAGCGGATGCAAACTGGACTCCTGAACAAGAAATTTTGTTGGTAGCAATTCATAATCATTTCACTCAGGGAACCAATTATATTGTTCGTCCGCCGGAAGTAAAAGAATTAATTGAGGCAGGATCAGAGGATATTGAAATTATTGATATTCGAAATCAAGAGGCTTATGATGAAGGACATATTGAAGGTGCAATATTGATACCATTCCCAGAAATAGGGGAACGGATGGATGAAATTTCTACTGAAAAACCAGTTTACGTTACTTGTTTCTCTGGTCAGACGGCAGGGCAAACCATTTTGAATCTTCGTTTGAATGGTATTGATGCAATGTCATTGTATAGAGGTATGCGAGGTTGGACAGCAGAAGAAATGCCGGTTGTAACTCCTTAA